ttgaagggcatcttggttctttccatagtttggcgaccgtggccattgctgctataaacactggggtacagatggcccttcttttcacaacatctgtatctttggggtaaatacccaggagtgcaattgcagggtcatagggaagttctaaattaacatatgatgtattatttgtttcaggggtacaggtctatgattcatcagtcacacaattcacagcactcaccatagcacatacccttcctaGGCcccccactccagcaaccctcagtttgtttcctgagattaagagtctcttacagtttgtctccctctctggtttcatcttgtttcatttttctctcccttcccctatgatcctctgtcttgtttctcaaactgCTCATATCAGTGGgatcaaatgataattgtctttctttgattaacttatttcacgtagcatcataccctctggttccacccacaccattgcaaatggcaagatttcattttttgaaggctacatagtattccattgtatatatatatatatatatatatatatatatatatatacatatatatataccacctcttctttatccattcatttgttcatggacatctaggctctttccatagtttggctattgtggacattgctgctataaacactcaggtgcacgtgcccctttggatcactgcatttgtatctttagggtaaatacccagtagtgcgattgctgggtcatagggtagctctattttcaggaatagaaaatattttttttgaggaacctccatactgttttccagagtgtctgcaccaacttgcattcccatcaacagtgtaggagagttcccctttctccacatccttgccaacagctgtcatttcctgacttgttaattttagccattctgactggtgtgaggtggtatctcattgtggttttgatttgtatttccctgatgctgagtgctggagcactttttcatatgcctgttggccatctggatgtcttctttacagaaatgtctgttcatgtcttctgcccatttcttgattggattatttgttctttgggtgtcaaGTTTGAGTTCTTtagtttttggatactagcccgttatttgatatgtcatttgcaaatatcttctcctattctgtcggttgtcttttggttttgttgactatttcctttgctttgcaaaagcttttgatcttgatgaagtcccagtagttcatttttgcccttgcttcccttttctttggcaatgtttctaggaagaagtggcTGAGGccgaagaggctgctgcctgtgttctcctcaaggatttcgatggattcctgtctcacattgaggtctgtcatccattttgagtctacttttgtgtgtggtgtaaggaaatggttcggtttcattcttctgcatgtggctgtccaattttcccaacaccatttgttgaagaaactgccttttttttccattggacattctttcctgccatgttgaagattagttgaccatagagttgagggtctatttctgggctctctattctgttcctttgatctatgtgtgtgtttttgtgccagtacaatactgttttgatgattacagctttgtaatagagcttgaagtctggaattgtgaaggCACCAactctgactttctttttcaacattcctctggctattcgaggtcttttttggttccatataaattttaggattatttgttccctttctttgaaaaaaagttgatggtattttgatagggattgcattaaatgtgtagattgctctaggaagcatagacattttcacaatatttgttcttccaattcatgagcatggaacatttttccatttctttgtgtcttcctcaatttctttcatgagtattttatagttttctgagtacagattctttgcctctttggttaggtttgttccttggtatcttatggtttggggtgcaattgtaaatgggattgactccttaatttctctttcttctgtcttgttggtgtatagaaatgcaactgatttctgtgcatggatTTAATGCTGACGCATTACCGAATTCCTGTATTGAGTTCTAGCAGTTattgagtggagtcttttgggttttccatataatgtattatatcatctgcaaagagtgagagtttgacttctttgcagattcagatgcctttaatttctttttgttgtatgattgctgaggctaggacttctagtactatgttgaatagcagtggtgatagtggacagcccagccacgttcctgaccttaagggaaaagctctcagttttcctccattgacaatgatattcgctgtgggtttttcatagatggctttgataatattgaggtatgtgtcctctatccctacactttgaagagttttgatcaggaagggatgctgtactttgtcaaatgctttttcagcatctattgagagtatcatatggttcttgttctttcttttattaatgtattgtattacGTTGATTGACTTGCAGATGCTAatccaaacttgcagccctggaatatatcctacttggtcgtggtgaataatccttttaatgtactgttggatcctattggctagtatgttggtgagaattttgcatccatgttcatcaaggatattggtctataattctcctttttgttggagTCTTTGGTTTTAGggtcaagataatgctggcctcataaaatgagcttggaagctttccttccatttctatttttttggaacagtttcaggagaatagatagtaatttttctctaaatgtttggtagaattcccctggtaagccatctggccctgggctcttgtttgttgggaaattttgatgactgcttcaatctccttactggttttgggtctgttcaggttttctatttccttctggttcagttttagtggtttatacatctctaggaatgcatccatttcttccagattgtcaagtttgctggtgtatagttgctcatatgttcttataatggtttgtatttttttggtgttggttgtgatctctcctctttcattcatgattttattaatctgcatcctttctcttttctttttgataagtctggccaacggtttataaatcttattaattctttcaaagaaccagctcctagtttcattgatttgttctattgttcttttggtctctatttcattgatttctgctctcgtctcaattatttctcttccccttctgggtttaggctttctttgttgttctttctccggCTCCTTTAGGtggagggttaggttgtgtacttgagacctttcaaaaggcttatattgctatgtactttcctctcaggaccgcctttgctgtgtcccacagattttggaacagttgtgttttcattttcatttgtttccatgaatttttttcaattctactttaatttcctggttgactcattcattctttagtaagatggtctttagtctccatatatttgagttctttccaactttctcattatagttgagttctagtttcaaagcattgtggtctgaaaatatgccagGAATGATCCCTatcttttggtaccagctgaaacctgttttgtgacccaggatgtgatctattctggagaatgttccatgtgcactaaagaagaatgtattctgttgctttgggatagaatgttctgaatatatctgtgatgtccatctggcccagtgtgtcatttaaagcctttattttcttgttgatcttttgcttagatgatctgtgtgtttcagtgagggggatgttaaagtcccctactattattgtattattgtcaatgtgtttctttgattttgttattaattggtttatataattggctgcacccatgttaggggtatagatattcaaaattgttatatcttcttgatggacagaccctttaagtatgatatggtgtccttcttcatctcttattatagtgtttggcttaaaatctaatttatctgatataagattgccacctcagttttcttttgttggcctttagcatggtaaattgttttacacccctcactttcaatctggagttgtctttgaGTCTAAAGTGGGTTTCTTGTGGACACCATATTGgttggtcttgttttttatccattctgatacctgtgtcttttgattggggcatttagcccatttacctTCAGGGTAAATATTGAAAGCTATGAATTTattgccactgtattgcctgtaaagtgactgttactgtatattgtctctgttcctttctaatctgtTGCTTTttggttctctctttgcttagaggacctctttcaatatttcctaaaGGGCTGGtatggtgtttgcaaattcttttggtttttatttgtcctggaagctttttttctctccttctattttctttgacagcctagctggatatagtattcttggctgcacagttttctcatttagtgttctgaataatatcatgccagtcctttctggcctgccaggtctctgtggataggtctgctgccaatctatttctgctgttttaggtatatacttcttgtcctgagctgctttcaagattttctctttgtctctgagacttaaAAGTTTTACTATAAGATGATgggatgttgacctatttttattgattttgagggggttctctgtgcctcctggattttgatgcttgtttccttcaccaaattagggatattctttactataatttgctccaatataccttccacccccctctctctcttcttcctctgagaACCcacttattttaatattgttttaccttatggtatcacttatctctcaaattctcccctcatgatccagtagttgtttttctctcttttcctcaacttctttattcttcatcatttggtcttctatatcactaattttctcttctgcctcatttatcctagcagtaagagcctccattttttgttgcacctcattttttttttagtaggtagagaggcaggcagagagagagagaaagggaagcaggctccccgctgagcagagagcccgatgtggggctcgatcccaagaccctgggatcatgacctgagctgaaggcagaggctttaacccactgagccacccaggcgccccagataaaatagtttaaaaaggttaaaataggaaagaggaaaaattttaaaaatagaataagagaaaaataaaatttaagaaatttaactttgcaagactaaagaatcatgggggggaAGCCATGAATTCCATCTTCTGTACCCAGATATTTCTGATGTtttacagttctcattgattggtgaacttgctCTTGActgaatgttcttgctgatcttctgggggaagggcctgttgcagtgattctcaaatgtctttgcccaaggcagaattgtactgcccttgccaggggccaggctaattAATCTGCTCGGGTTCTACCTCAATAGCTTTAATTCCCTGACCGCTTTCTgaacagctttggaggatgggaatgaaaatggcagcctccaaATCTCCAGCCCtgtaggagccaagagctcagggccccgctcctcagtgcaCACTTAGAGGAAAACAGTcaatcctttctctctccctggtctccagccacactccatgctcacccggcctgtgacctaTTGTTTCCATCTCTGGCACTCAGCCCCacttggagtctccaaactcagcTGCTTCCCGCCATGTGCTCTCACACCACTCCgaccagaggaagaaagaggggtgTCTTTTCGGATCTGCCACttatggggtccctgcttgaaaagtggtggcccaactgtgccttggatcatggtttaaggtaaccccatgCTAAGAGCCCAtgccttggctccatctctgcagtcAGCTTCCTCACTCCagtacctggcagctctgccacactcagacacccagggTCTTTTTGTAGCCCCACGAGTCGTgaaaccacactgtccccatgagggctccatcccctgcttagcctctggaatgatgtccctcagtggagcagacttctaaaagttctgattttgtgttcaaCTATTCTACCGTTTGTTGGGAGCCAGCCCCTACCCCCACAGTCTGTCTTCCCATATGTTGCCTCAGagtcacttctccacatgtcctaccttccagtaAGTTGTCACTTTTCTGTCCATAGAACTGCCATTCTTTTcatcaatctcctgttgagtttgtagctgttcagaatggtttgataactatctagctgaattcttgggaccagacaaaatttaggtctcctattcctctgccatgtttctcctcctcccctcagtCACCAAAGTTTTTCTGATgcaattatttttcatgttttcaagAATATATGAAACATTAACTtacccaaaataaaaaacaataacaaaatttatAGTGCTACCAATACACTCATGAAGCACATGCAACCTCATGAAGTGGGTACTCTATCATcctcatttttacagatgaacaaactgagacccagagaactGCACCCCATAATAATATGGGGGCTAGAATGGAAAGGGTGAGTGGCAGTAAAATGGGAGTTAGAAAATTCTAACTAGCCTGATGCTCTGACAACAGAGGTCTTTTCAGATGAATCAGTTTTAGGCACAGGATGAAGATCCAAAAATGATTCCATTCAAAGTTCATTGTGTTAGTCCAATAGTGCAAAAGCATGAGATCTGAAAGGGACAGCACTAATTCTGTCCACTTCTTAGACTCTGTTTGGATCAAACATTCTTGGTGAGCTGTGACTTTGTCAAGTTAAAATATGTGTGGTCCATGTAAGTGCATTCCATGATGAAAGTTAAGTAATGATGTTTccaaactacacacacacacacacacactctagaTGCTGGGAGTAGCAAGGTACTCACAGCCTAACCATGTGAATTAATCACAAGCTAAATTTGTTTACTGTGCTTTTTTGTCTTTCCATCTTCCTCTGTGTTGAAGTGCCCATTGCTTTGAGCCATTTGTTGTTTATCTTTGGAAAtcaaaatttttacttaaataatatGCCtggtaataatattttaataactttattgAAATAGAATATACATAAGATAGGGTTCACTTGTTTAAAGTAGATGCCAGTGAGGCGggggatacctggctggctcagtaagttaagcgtctaccttcagctcaggtcatgatcccagtgtcctataGTGGAGCtccataggactccctgctcagcaggcatcTGATTCTCCCTCTTGCCCTGACACTCCCTccacccacactctctctcttgctctgtggtctttcttaaataaataaagtctttaaaaaatagatgtcaatgatttttattgtatttacagAGCTGTAGTTGCCAAACCCTTTAACTATGCAGATTTAaaccttctctgtttttcttttatttcttctaatgagtctctttgtttttttctgttttgaaccTTATTACTTGCATGTTAGTCTTCCTGAATTTATTCTCCAagtgtcttctattttctggatgaTTTTCATCTCTGTATTGTTTTGTATAATTAAGTTATTTTTCCCACTTACTCTTCCAGTATACTAATTTTTTCCCCAGGTTACTAATTTTATTCATAACAATGGCCAACCTCTTTCCATTTATCTATTACAATTTTAAACTTGAAaattaatgtttataatttttaattatctaaATGGATTCCCTTACCTGACTTTCACAGTATGCTTTCCACTGTTTATACCAGTGGAAGACATCTTTTCAGGCTGCTCAACTCAGCATCTCCTTTTAGTGCTGAATCCCTTTAAGTGAAATGGTGATGATATGGTCCTGAATAGGGCTTAGCATGGCCTCATTGATCATCCACTGACTTGCTCACATTAGAAAAACCAagtacgggggcgcctgggtggctcagtgggttaagctgctgccttcggctcaggtcatgatctcggggtcctgggatcgagtcccgcatcgggctctctgctcagcagggagcctgcttccctctctctgcctgcctctccatctacttgtgatttctctctgtcaaataaataaataaaatctttaaaaagaaaaaccaaataagTATTGGAAGGCAGAGCAGGTTCCACCGCTACAAGTTGGGGTGAATCCTCTAATAAACTACTAATCCTGTCTGAGGGTTCTGTCCCCAGTGGGATTTCTGTCACTGCCTTGTGGATTTGGGGCAACTCAACTTTCCAAAGTAGCTCCTCTCTATCCTTCAAGACCTGTAGGTGGACTTCACCCTTGTACCCATGAAAGTGATATGTTCATCTCTTCTGGGAGGGGACCCATGAGAATCACAGGCTTTACCACAGGTGTCTCTGCTCTGAACCTCTTGAAAGATTAGACCTTGGCCAGGAAGGTTAAAGCTGAAAAGTCTTTCTCTTGGTAAAAGGAAACACTCTCTGATTCTGAAAGGAACATGGTGAGAGAGAAAAGTGTCAGATTGCACCTCTATTCTGACAATTAGACCAGGTCTAGAGCAAAGGTAAATGCCCAAGAAACGATGATTTTGAATGAATGTGCCCTGTCCCACAGCACATGTAATTGCAACTTCATCCTGCAACTCCACTTCATCCTGCTCTGCGTTCTCTATGTACCATGACATAATCTCTGTGTACCACATGCCTAAGCAGTGAGCCTGTAGAATCCTTGCACCTGCCCTCCCTTCTCATTTCTCCCAGTTCAATTCCCTTATCAGTCTGGTGAGTCTCAGAAACACAGTGTTTCTGTTGGGACAAGAAGGattagagaaagggggaaaggcagGAATGAAATCTCTGGATTTTACTATGGAGATTTTGAATGCCAAGGGGTTCTGGCATGGAGGTTCTCTCATAGAACAGGGAAATTCAACTCAGCACTGGAGACATCTATTCACTCATGTGCATACAAGATTCCATCATGAATTTTGGATGTGTTTATTTCTTAGATAATTGACCAATAGAATGtcctctttccacagtttagtaaAAGCAAGATACAGGGAATGTCTTCCCCAGGGCTGTCAGAGACCCAGACAAAACTGGGAGGGGACTCCTGAGGACAAATAAAAGGATACTCAGATCCCTGGTCTACCTGGTTGGCTTCCTCCTTGAAAAAGGTGGCACTCTGGCTTCAGGGGCCATTCAGGGCCCATTGTATCCCCTTCTCATCTCCATGGCTACTGAAGATACTGGTCTCCTCCAGAACCAGTTAGGGCTCCAGCTAGGCCTGTGGTGGACTCCATGATTCCCTCCAGGGACCGTGCCAAGGTTGGGGCCATGGGGGTGGTAGACAGCTGTGTCAAAGACGTTTCTCAGGGACAGGGAATTTCTCTAGAAAAAGAAGGGCAAATCATTTCAGAATCATATTCCCTTCTCCCAAGCCTTAACATGGACTTGTTCTGGAATCTTCTTTCCCTTTGTATCACATCCTTCACCTAGTACTTCTTCCTCTAcactttattccttcttttgaCTCTTTTCCTCAAGTCAATAGTTTGCTCAGCACATTGATTGGCTCTTCCAGTTCTAACTTGCTACTTCTCTTTTGTAACATACTCCTAGTCTTTCTTTCCCCCCAACTTGGTGGCACTACTATTCATACCCCATTTCCTCATGTTCCTGCTACTCCTTCCCAAGACACTCTCCTACATGGTAGGCAGGCACTCACCACACAGAAGAAGAGCCCAGCAAAGAATCCCACGGCCACTACAACTGAGACCAGAGTAATGAGGAAGATTTCCCATGGTTTCAGGAACCCACTAGGTATCATTTCATTCAGTGGAGTAGTAGCACTCGTGCCAACCCTATGGGAAGTTGTGTGTGTTCCAGTTGGAGAATGTGTGCTAAAGCCTCCTGTGGTTGCACTGGATGCAGTGTTGGAGGCTATGCTGGTCCCACTGGAAGTCACACTAGATCCAGGGTTGGAGGCTGTGCTGatcccactggagtttgtgttggATCCAGTACTAGAGACTTTGCTGGACCCACTGGAGGTCACACTGGATtcagtgctggaggctgtgctggtccctccagaggctgtgctagattcagtactggaggttgtgctggacccactggaggtcacactggactcagtgctggaggctgtgctggtccctccagaggctgtgctAGATTCAGAACTGGAGGTTGTGCTGGACCCACTGGAGGTCACACTGGATtcagtgctggaggctgtgctggtccctccagaggctgtgctAGGTTCAGAACTGGAGGTTGTGCTGGACCCACTGGAGGTCACACTGGATtcagtgctggaggctgtgctggtccctccagaggctgtgctagattcagtactggaggttgtgctggacccactggaggtcacactggactcagtgctggaggctgtgctggtccctccagaggctgtgctagattcagtactggaggttgtgctggacccactggaggtcacactggactcagtgctggaggctgtgctggtccctccagaggctgtgctAGATTCAGAACTGGAGGCTGTGCTGGACCCACTGGAGGTCACACTGGATtcagtgctggaggctgtgctggtccctccagaggctgtgctagattcagtactggaggttgtgctggacccactggaggtcacactggactcagtgctggaggctgtgctggtccctccagaggctgtgctagattcagtactggaggttgtgctggacccactggaggtcacactggattcagtgctggaggctgtgctggtccctccagaggctgtgctagattcagtactggaggttgtgctggacccactggaggtcacactggactcagtgctggaggctgtgctggtccctccagaggctgtgctagattcagtactggaggttgtgctggacccactggaggtcacactggactcagtgctggaggctgtgctggtccctccagaggctgtgctagattcagtactggaggttgtgctggacccactggaggtcacactggactcagtgctggaggctgtgctggtccctccagaggctgtgctagattcagtactggaggttgtgctggacccactggaggtcacactggactcagtgctggaggctgtgctggtccctccagaggctgtgctAGATTCAGAACTGGAGGCTGTGCTGGACCCACTGGAGGTCACACTGGATtcagtgctggaggctgtgctggtccctccagaggctgtgctagattcagtactggaggttgtgctggacccactggaggtcacactggactcagtgctggaggctgtgctggtccctccagaggctgtgctagattcagtactggaggttgtgctggacccactggaggtcacactggattcagtgctggaggctgtgctggtccctccagaggctgtgctagattcagtactggaggttgtgctggacccactggaggtcacactggactcagtgctggaggctgtgctggtccctccagaggctgtgctagattcagtactggaggttgtgctggacccactggaggtcacactggactcagtgctggaggctgtgctggtccctccagaggctgtgctagattcagtactggaggttgtgctggacccactggaggtcacactggactcagtgctggaggctgtgctggtccctccagaggctgtgctagattcagtactggaggttgtgctggacccactggaggtcacactggactcagtgctggaggctgtgctggtccctccagaggctgtgctagattcagtactggaggttgtgctggacccactggaggtcacactggattcagtgctggaggctgtgctggtccctccagaggctgtgctagattcagtactggaggttgtgctggacccactggaggtcacactggactcagtgctggaggctgtgctggtccctccagaggctgtgctagattcagtactggaggttgtgctggacccactggaggtcacactggactcagtgctggaggctgtgctggtccctccagaggctgtgctagattcagtactggaggttgtgctggacccactggaggtcacactggactcagtgctggaggctgtgctggtccctccagaggctgtgctagattcagtactggaggttgtgctggacccactggaggtcacactggactcagtgctggaggctgtgctggtccctccagaggctgtgctAGATTCAGTACTGGAGGTTGTTCTGGACCCACTGGAGGTCACACTGGATtcagtgctggaggctgtgctggtccctccagaggctgtgctAGATTCAGAACTGGAGGTTGTGCTGGACCCACTGGAGGTCACACTGGATtcagtgctggaggctgtgctggtccctccagaggctgtgctAGATTCAGAACTGGAGGTTGTGCTGGACCCACTGGAGGTCACACTGGACtcagtgctggaggctgtgctggtccctccagaggctgtgctAGATTCAGAACTGGAGGTTGTGCTGGACCCACTGGAGGTCACACTGGACtcagtgctggaggctgtgctggtccctccagaggctgtgctAGATTCAGAACTGGAGGCTGTGCTGGACCCACTGGAGGTCACACTGGATtcagtgctggaggctgtgctggtccctccagaggctgtgctagattcagtactggaggttgtgctggacccactggaggtcacactggactcagtgctggaggctgtgctggtccctccagaggctgtgctagattcagtactggaggttgtgctggacccactggaggtcacactggattcagtgctggaggctgtgctggtccctccagaggctgtgctagattcagtactggaggttgtgctggacccactggaggtcacactggactcagtgctggaggctgtgctggtccctccagaggctgtgctagattcagtactggaggttgtgctggacccactggaggtcacactggactcagtgctggaggctgtgctggtccctccagaggctgtgctagattcagtactggaggttgtgctggacccactggaggtcacactggactcagtgctggaggctgtgctggtccctccagaggctgtgctagattcagtactggaggttgtgctggacccactggaggtcacactggactcagtgctggaggctgtgctggtccctccagaggctgtgctagattcagtactggaggttgtgctggacccactggaggtcacactggattcagtgctggaggctgtgctggtccctccagaggctgtgctagattcagtactggaggttgtgctggacccactggaggtcacactggactcagtgctggaggctgtgctggtccctccagaggctgtgctagattcagtactggaggttgtgctggacccactggaggtcacactggactcagtgctggaggctgtgctggtccctccagaggctgtgctagattcagtactggaggttgtgctggacccactggaggtcacactggactcagtgctggaggctgtgctggtccc
This genomic interval from Neovison vison isolate M4711 chromosome 1, ASM_NN_V1, whole genome shotgun sequence contains the following:
- the MUC21 gene encoding mucin-21, with amino-acid sequence SVTSSGSSTTSSTESSTASGGTSTASSTESSVTSSGSSTASSSESSTASGGTSTASSTESSVTSSGSSTTSSTESSTASGGTSTASSTESSVTSSGSSTTSSTESSTASGGTSTASSTESSVTSSGSSTTSSTESSTASGGTSTASSTESSVTSSGSSTTSSTESSTASGGTSTASSTESSVTSSGSSTTSSTESSTASGGTSTASSTESSVTSSGSSTTSSTESSTASGGTSTASSTESSVTSSGSSTASSSESSTASGGTSTASSTESSVTSSGSSTTSSTESSTASGGTSTASSTESSVTSSGSSTTSSTESSTASGGTSTASSTESSVTSSGSSTTSSSEPSTASGGTSTASSTESSVTSSGSSTTSSSESSTASGGTSTASSTESSVTSSGSSTTSSTESSTASGGTSTASSTESSVTSRGFSTHSPTGTHTTSHRVGTSATTPLNEMIPSGFLKPWEIFLITLVSVVVAVGFFAGLFFCVRNSLSLRNVFDTAVYHPHGPNLGTVPGGNHGVHHRPSWSPNWFWRRPVSSVAMEMRRGYNGP